The following coding sequences are from one Beggiatoa alba B18LD window:
- a CDS encoding exodeoxyribonuclease III — MRIITLNLNGIRSAAKKGFFDWLALQQADIVCLQEIKAQSAQLTDSLFYPQPYHCYYHEAEKKGYSGVALYARRQPDALQMGIGWVDIDCEGRYLQAQFGDLCVISLYMHSGSSGEERQALKFSFMARFLPHLQELRNKYQHVVICGDWNIAHKPIDLKNWKGNVKNSGFLPEERAWMDKLLTETGYSDAFRVVNPSAEQYTWWSNRGQAWAKNVGWRIDYQIISDNLQAHVKQAEIYTTQRFSDHAPLLIDYAF; from the coding sequence ATGCGTATTATTACTTTAAATTTGAATGGTATCCGCTCTGCGGCAAAGAAAGGTTTTTTTGATTGGCTGGCGTTACAACAGGCTGATATTGTTTGTTTGCAGGAAATCAAAGCACAATCGGCGCAATTAACTGATAGTTTATTTTATCCTCAACCGTATCATTGTTATTACCATGAGGCAGAGAAAAAAGGGTATAGCGGTGTTGCATTATATGCGCGTCGTCAGCCTGATGCGTTGCAAATGGGCATCGGTTGGGTGGATATTGATTGTGAGGGGCGTTATTTACAGGCGCAGTTTGGCGATTTATGCGTGATTTCTTTGTATATGCATTCAGGGTCATCTGGTGAGGAACGCCAAGCGTTAAAATTTAGTTTTATGGCGCGTTTTCTCCCACATTTGCAGGAGCTTAGAAATAAATATCAACATGTTGTAATTTGTGGCGACTGGAATATTGCGCATAAGCCGATTGATTTAAAAAATTGGAAAGGTAATGTTAAAAATTCGGGATTTTTGCCAGAAGAACGGGCATGGATGGATAAATTATTAACGGAAACAGGTTATAGCGATGCCTTTCGTGTGGTGAATCCGTCCGCAGAGCAATATACTTGGTGGTCTAATCGTGGTCAGGCGTGGGCAAAAAATGTTGGTTGGCGAATTGATTATCAGATTATTAGCGATAATTTGCAGGCTCATGTTAAACAGGCTGAGATTTATACGACTCAGCGTTTTTCAGACCACGCGCCTTTATTGATTGATTATGCTTTTTAA
- the gcvA gene encoding transcriptional regulator GcvA, whose translation MRRLPPLNSIRAFEAAARHLSFNTAADELNVTPSAISHQIRLLEDFLGVKLFRRLNRQVVLTPEGQTYLPTVSAVFEQLHAATDRIASNRTTGPLNMSVTPSFAIRWLVPRLTRFQIAYPEIEVRLVTAVEFVDFSRSDIDLMIHFERNTEQMDLCYYPLMAEELVPVCSPEYQKNLPLRQLNDLQQATLLQVSVRIDDWRLWLNAADVDVGDPQRGPKFNTISLALEAAIAGLGVAITDRKLVTHDLNAGKLIIPFEIQLPNVYYYYMAYPKDYENNVKIIAFRDWLLAEVAAVEDASTLTVMS comes from the coding sequence ATGCGCCGTTTACCGCCTTTAAATTCTATTCGTGCTTTTGAAGCCGCCGCCCGCCATCTCAGTTTTAATACGGCTGCTGATGAGCTGAATGTCACCCCTTCCGCTATTAGTCATCAAATTCGATTATTGGAAGATTTTTTAGGCGTTAAATTATTCCGCCGTTTAAATCGTCAAGTTGTATTAACGCCTGAAGGACAAACTTATTTACCGACTGTTAGTGCTGTTTTTGAGCAGTTACACGCCGCAACAGACCGTATTGCGTCTAATCGGACAACGGGGCCTTTAAACATGAGTGTAACGCCTTCGTTTGCAATTCGGTGGTTAGTACCGCGTTTAACGCGATTTCAAATTGCCTATCCTGAAATTGAAGTGCGTTTAGTCACTGCTGTAGAGTTCGTCGATTTTTCCCGCTCGGATATTGATTTGATGATTCATTTTGAGCGTAATACGGAGCAGATGGATTTATGTTATTACCCGTTAATGGCTGAGGAACTTGTCCCCGTTTGTAGTCCTGAGTATCAAAAGAATCTGCCTTTACGGCAGTTAAACGATTTACAACAGGCAACGTTATTACAGGTCTCTGTGCGGATTGATGATTGGCGATTGTGGTTAAATGCGGCAGATGTTGACGTGGGCGACCCACAACGCGGCCCTAAATTTAATACGATTTCGTTGGCATTAGAGGCGGCAATTGCAGGTTTAGGGGTTGCGATTACTGACCGTAAATTAGTCACGCATGATTTAAACGCCGGTAAATTGATTATTCCGTTTGAGATTCAATTGCCGAATGTGTATTACTATTACATGGCGTATCCTAAAGATTATGAAAATAATGTAAAAATTATCGCTTTTCGGGATTGGCTACTGGCAGAAGTGGCAGCCGTGGAGGATGCATCAACATTGACGGTGATGAGTTAA
- a CDS encoding aminoglycoside phosphotransferase family protein gives MDIRTQQRLDFLTQHNWQSAQITALPFDASFRRYFRLQRADDESILLMDAPPERENVRPFIQIAQHLQHLQLSAPRIFATDINTGFVLLEDFGDATFTRLLNQRADPLPLYLSAVDALIALHQHPQATAIDLPPYDIERLLTEAVLLVDWLLPVITGVETPKIARDSYLHCWQDILTQLPAIPTTLVLRDYHVDNLMQLTGRDGAKACGLLDFQDGLLGASPYDLVSLLEDARRDVPDTLSETLRNHYYQAFPQLDRDAFDTWYTVLGVQRHCKVLGIFVRLFKRDGKAQYLQHLPRLLRLLTRGLSHPVLAPLKQWLIQHKIEENLLTNPNFLALLQQGKQTYTLN, from the coding sequence ATGGATATTCGTACACAACAACGCCTAGACTTCTTAACTCAACATAACTGGCAATCCGCACAAATAACCGCCTTACCCTTTGATGCCTCATTTCGGCGTTATTTTCGTTTACAACGCGCTGACGACGAAAGCATCCTACTAATGGATGCCCCACCAGAGCGCGAAAATGTACGCCCCTTTATACAAATCGCCCAACACTTACAACATTTACAACTCAGTGCTCCCCGCATATTTGCGACAGATATCAATACAGGCTTTGTACTCCTAGAAGATTTTGGCGATGCCACCTTTACCCGTTTACTCAATCAAAGAGCCGACCCGTTACCGCTCTACTTATCCGCCGTTGACGCACTCATTGCTTTACACCAACACCCCCAAGCAACCGCTATCGACTTACCACCTTACGATATCGAACGGCTACTGACAGAAGCTGTTTTATTAGTTGATTGGCTATTACCCGTTATTACAGGCGTAGAAACGCCTAAAATAGCCCGCGACAGTTATCTACACTGTTGGCAAGACATCCTGACACAACTGCCCGCCATACCGACAACCCTTGTACTGCGCGACTATCACGTTGATAACCTCATGCAACTTACTGGACGTGACGGGGCAAAAGCCTGCGGATTACTAGATTTTCAAGATGGATTACTCGGCGCAAGTCCCTACGATTTAGTCTCCCTTTTAGAAGACGCACGGCGCGATGTGCCAGACACCCTGAGCGAAACACTACGCAACCATTACTATCAAGCCTTTCCACAACTAGACCGTGATGCTTTTGATACATGGTACACCGTGCTTGGTGTACAACGGCATTGCAAAGTGTTAGGTATTTTTGTGCGCCTGTTTAAACGAGATGGAAAAGCGCAATATTTACAACATTTACCGCGTTTACTGCGCTTATTAACACGGGGTTTATCCCATCCCGTTTTAGCACCATTAAAACAGTGGCTTATTCAACACAAAATTGAAGAAAATCTACTGACAAATCCAAATTTCCTTGCCTTATTACAACAAGGGAAACAAACATATACGCTTAACTAA
- the hisD gene encoding histidinol dehydrogenase: MLSIRRLNTNDSQFWTDLKALLAWESVADEQITQTVRDIIRDVRNRGDNALLDYTNRFDRRTLQNSDELRVPDTRLQQSLATLEKNQRKALEKAAERVRAYHQRQLQDSWHYTEPDGTILGQQITPLDRVGIYVPGGKAAYPSSVLMNALPAKVAGVKEIIMVVPAPDNILNNMVLAAAAIAGVDKVYSVGGAQAVAALAYGTEKIAKVDKIVGPGNIYVATAKSMVFGAVGIDMIAGPSEILVVCDGQTDPDWIAMDLFSQAEHDEQAQSILVSPDAEFLEAVQNSINVLVEQMPRATIISTSMQNRGALIHVKDLNEAAEVANFIAPEHLELSVAEPQELVKKIRHAGAIFMGRYTAEALGDYCAGPNHVLPTSGTARFSSPLGVYDFQKRSSIIFCSEEGAHQLGQIATTLAQGEGLAAHARSAEYRILQNMLEGKK; the protein is encoded by the coding sequence ATGCTATCAATCCGTCGTTTAAATACCAATGACAGCCAGTTCTGGACAGACTTAAAAGCCTTACTCGCATGGGAAAGTGTTGCCGATGAACAAATTACTCAAACAGTACGCGACATTATCCGCGATGTACGCAATCGTGGCGATAATGCCTTACTAGACTACACCAATCGATTTGATAGACGCACACTGCAAAACAGCGACGAGCTACGAGTTCCCGACACACGCCTACAACAATCCCTAGCAACCCTAGAAAAAAATCAACGCAAAGCCCTAGAAAAAGCAGCCGAACGAGTACGCGCCTATCATCAACGTCAACTACAAGACTCTTGGCACTATACCGAACCTGATGGCACAATATTAGGTCAACAAATCACCCCGTTAGACCGTGTCGGCATTTATGTACCCGGTGGCAAAGCTGCCTACCCCTCATCCGTTCTGATGAATGCCTTACCCGCCAAAGTTGCGGGAGTTAAAGAAATTATCATGGTCGTGCCTGCCCCTGATAACATCCTCAATAACATGGTATTAGCAGCAGCCGCTATTGCAGGCGTTGACAAAGTCTATAGCGTTGGCGGTGCGCAAGCCGTGGCAGCCTTAGCCTATGGCACAGAAAAAATTGCCAAAGTCGATAAAATTGTCGGACCTGGAAATATTTATGTCGCAACCGCAAAAAGCATGGTATTTGGTGCAGTCGGCATTGATATGATTGCAGGCCCCTCCGAAATTCTGGTTGTGTGTGATGGACAAACCGACCCCGATTGGATTGCCATGGACTTATTTTCACAAGCGGAACATGATGAACAAGCACAATCGATACTTGTTAGCCCTGATGCTGAGTTTTTAGAAGCCGTACAAAATAGTATCAACGTATTAGTTGAACAAATGCCCCGCGCGACCATTATCAGCACCTCTATGCAAAATCGTGGCGCGTTGATTCACGTCAAAGATTTAAACGAAGCCGCCGAAGTTGCAAACTTCATTGCCCCTGAACACTTAGAATTATCTGTTGCAGAACCACAAGAACTAGTGAAAAAAATCCGCCATGCGGGTGCTATTTTTATGGGACGCTACACTGCTGAAGCGTTAGGCGATTATTGCGCAGGCCCTAACCATGTATTGCCCACATCAGGCACGGCGCGTTTTTCCTCCCCGCTTGGGGTTTACGACTTTCAAAAACGTTCCTCTATCATCTTCTGTTCAGAAGAAGGGGCGCACCAACTCGGACAAATTGCGACAACCTTAGCCCAAGGCGAAGGACTCGCCGCACACGCCCGCTCGGCAGAATATCGAATTTTGCAAAATATGCTGGAAGGAAAAAAGTAA
- a CDS encoding PP2C family protein-serine/threonine phosphatase, protein MTHHNVLSRRQAALVLLGFMGVLLILSLATLIGIKNLTALNTELEKLVRNNNVKSQLITQMRDMVRERMLSVHTITNLTDPFEIEAEWERYSAYAGLFIEAKTQLYQLDISPLERQLLDSQKNLLEKGQTILNQVVELSRIGSSDKARLLVLQAQSMSNQVMDELQTIRTARELEAKKSAEEASHAYHATLIQMLILGCIALVLSSLIMWFVVKRINQQESRLAQAFREISVLNDLLQADNHRMGTELAVTRQLQQMLLPKEHELQAVTGLDIAGFMEPAAEVGGDYYDVLKHNERVVCAIGDVTGHGLESSVLMLMVQTAVCTLLNHQESDPVKFLDTLNRTIYHNIQRMNSDKNLTLALVDYQAGKLFLSGQHEEMIVVRAGGGIERIDTIDLGFPIGLEENIANYVAQTQVTLYTGDVVVLYTDGITEAENHEKEQYGLERLCQTISEHWQGSANDIRSAVIKDVRKHIGQHRVFDDITLLVLKKI, encoded by the coding sequence ATGACACACCATAACGTACTTTCTCGCAGACAGGCAGCACTTGTGCTTTTAGGATTTATGGGTGTTCTATTGATTTTAAGCCTTGCAACCTTAATCGGTATTAAAAACCTAACCGCTTTAAATACAGAGCTAGAAAAATTAGTGAGAAATAACAATGTTAAATCCCAATTAATCACACAAATGCGCGATATGGTGCGAGAGCGAATGTTAAGCGTTCATACCATTACAAACTTAACAGACCCTTTTGAGATAGAAGCAGAATGGGAACGTTACAGCGCGTATGCTGGGCTATTTATTGAGGCAAAAACGCAACTTTATCAACTGGATATTTCCCCACTTGAAAGACAATTGCTAGACTCACAAAAAAACCTATTAGAAAAAGGGCAAACGATTCTTAATCAAGTCGTTGAATTATCACGAATAGGCTCATCCGACAAAGCCCGTCTGCTCGTTTTACAAGCGCAATCTATGAGCAATCAAGTCATGGATGAATTGCAAACTATCCGCACCGCCCGCGAACTTGAAGCTAAAAAATCAGCAGAGGAAGCAAGCCACGCCTATCACGCAACCCTCATACAAATGCTGATACTAGGCTGTATTGCGCTTGTATTATCAAGTCTTATCATGTGGTTTGTTGTAAAACGCATTAATCAACAAGAATCTCGTCTTGCCCAAGCCTTCCGCGAAATCTCCGTATTAAACGACTTATTACAAGCAGACAATCACCGTATGGGGACAGAGCTTGCAGTTACCCGTCAATTACAGCAAATGCTCTTACCCAAAGAACATGAATTACAAGCAGTCACAGGATTAGACATTGCAGGATTTATGGAACCTGCGGCAGAAGTAGGCGGAGACTATTACGACGTTCTCAAACATAATGAACGAGTTGTTTGCGCAATTGGCGATGTGACAGGACACGGCTTAGAAAGTAGCGTCTTAATGTTAATGGTACAAACCGCTGTTTGCACGCTACTCAACCATCAAGAAAGTGACCCCGTTAAATTTTTAGATACCCTAAATCGAACTATTTACCACAATATTCAACGGATGAATTCAGATAAAAATCTGACGCTGGCATTAGTTGATTATCAAGCAGGTAAGCTCTTTCTCAGTGGGCAACATGAAGAAATGATTGTTGTTCGAGCAGGCGGTGGTATCGAACGAATAGATACTATCGACTTAGGATTTCCCATCGGATTAGAAGAAAATATCGCAAATTATGTCGCACAAACGCAAGTAACCTTATATACAGGGGATGTCGTTGTGCTATACACCGATGGAATTACAGAAGCAGAAAATCACGAAAAAGAACAATATGGCTTAGAACGTTTATGCCAAACTATTAGCGAACACTGGCAAGGTTCTGCAAACGATATTCGTAGCGCAGTGATTAAAGATGTCCGTAAACATATCGGACAACATCGAGTATTTGATGACATTACCCTACTGGTTTTAAAAAAAATTTAA
- a CDS encoding YdgA family protein — protein sequence MMKKPRIFLIFSIFLLIISGLIPYITGIKAEEQFTLISMQLPDNLKIVNSNYQRGWLNSTAESTLLLREANDTVQTITLTHQIEHGFLPLKPAVIYTYIQADLSNNTPPNQLTGQASPFFIRTELQANGDVNNTLNMERLRLQQADNAMQWQGLTGEVNLSQTGHLASTTLKLPALHSQSKLGELTIQDLQLQATVEESIAHLLLGHGHLQIGTLTLTNPFIGKIQLSELTINSYNVPNDTYLNLQFLITSKQLQLNTHNYQNVKIVLDLNQIHKESLQNIIVQLNQLQNLQFTSPTQLNFWLLGIMMRDGIPLLKHNPTVNISELSALTDAGTVNAQLKVHIDNLPSVSIFTLNTLPTNFIYEFSLEAPKPFLNKLIQTITYYWLTPEAVSATIIEARLQHWEKQGLLIATQTNQQYKTEITWKNNRLNVNGQNIPTQRVETIEKNY from the coding sequence ATGATGAAAAAGCCCCGTATTTTCTTAATATTCAGTATTTTTCTACTGATAATCAGTGGCTTAATCCCTTATATCACAGGAATTAAAGCTGAAGAGCAATTTACGCTCATTTCAATGCAATTGCCTGATAATTTAAAAATCGTCAACAGCAATTACCAACGCGGTTGGTTAAATTCAACGGCTGAATCAACATTATTACTACGCGAAGCAAACGACACAGTACAAACAATTACGCTAACACATCAAATCGAACATGGATTTTTACCGCTAAAACCCGCCGTAATTTATACCTATATTCAAGCAGATTTATCCAATAATACCCCACCTAATCAACTCACAGGACAAGCAAGCCCGTTTTTTATTCGTACCGAATTACAAGCCAATGGTGATGTCAACAATACGTTGAACATGGAACGATTACGCTTGCAACAAGCAGATAATGCAATGCAATGGCAAGGGCTAACAGGTGAAGTTAATTTAAGCCAAACGGGACATCTTGCCAGTACAACCTTGAAATTACCCGCATTACACAGCCAATCCAAGTTAGGCGAATTAACAATCCAAGACTTACAATTACAAGCAACAGTAGAAGAAAGCATTGCCCATCTATTACTAGGACATGGTCATTTACAAATTGGCACATTAACGCTAACTAATCCATTCATAGGAAAAATTCAACTAAGTGAATTAACTATCAATAGTTATAATGTACCGAATGATACCTACTTAAATCTACAATTTTTGATAACCAGCAAACAATTACAATTAAACACGCATAACTATCAAAATGTAAAAATTGTTTTAGATTTAAATCAAATACATAAAGAAAGTTTGCAAAATATTATTGTTCAACTAAATCAATTACAAAATTTACAATTTACCTCGCCAACACAACTGAATTTTTGGCTTTTGGGAATAATGATGAGAGATGGAATTCCACTTTTAAAACATAATCCTACTGTCAATATTAGCGAACTAAGCGCACTGACTGATGCAGGCACGGTGAATGCGCAATTGAAGGTTCATATAGATAACTTACCTTCTGTATCCATTTTCACCCTAAACACACTCCCCACAAACTTTATCTATGAATTCTCATTAGAAGCCCCTAAACCATTTTTAAATAAACTAATACAAACAATCACATACTATTGGCTAACACCAGAGGCAGTATCCGCTACGATAATCGAAGCACGCTTGCAACATTGGGAAAAACAAGGTTTATTAATTGCGACACAAACAAATCAACAGTATAAAACAGAGATTACTTGGAAAAATAATAGGTTAAATGTGAATGGTCAAAATATACCCACACAACGGGTTGAAACCATAGAAAAAAACTATTAA
- a CDS encoding cytochrome b/b6 domain-containing protein: METERHTTELKAIPVWDLPVRLFHWVLVLLIIGLWVTAEEDIYYNMTLHTYFGYSVLALVLFRIVWGFVGSKHARFSDFIYGISATLDYLKHLPSRQASPYVGHNPVGGWSVILLLCALLVQTGTGLFADDDIFTTGAFAKFVSSDTRGLLTAIHEINFNILMLLVVLHVAAIVFYRVYKRVNLVKPMIIGTKLVEPEQASVAKKFASTWLALVLMAVIGAGVYWAVFIFAK; the protein is encoded by the coding sequence ATGGAAACAGAACGTCATACGACTGAGTTAAAAGCGATTCCTGTCTGGGACTTGCCTGTGCGCTTGTTTCACTGGGTTTTAGTGTTATTAATTATTGGGTTATGGGTAACAGCTGAGGAAGATATTTATTATAATATGACCTTGCATACTTATTTTGGTTATAGCGTGCTGGCATTGGTGCTATTTCGCATTGTATGGGGGTTTGTTGGCAGTAAACATGCGCGTTTCAGTGATTTTATTTATGGTATTTCCGCAACGCTGGATTATTTAAAACACTTACCCAGTCGCCAAGCAAGTCCTTATGTGGGACATAATCCTGTGGGTGGGTGGTCTGTGATTTTATTGTTGTGCGCACTCTTAGTGCAAACAGGAACAGGCTTATTTGCGGATGATGATATTTTTACGACGGGTGCATTTGCGAAATTCGTTTCTAGTGATACCCGTGGCTTATTAACCGCTATTCATGAAATTAATTTTAATATTTTGATGTTATTGGTGGTTTTACATGTTGCGGCAATTGTTTTTTATCGAGTTTACAAACGGGTAAACCTTGTTAAACCCATGATTATCGGTACAAAGCTGGTTGAGCCTGAACAAGCAAGCGTGGCAAAGAAATTTGCAAGCACTTGGTTAGCTTTGGTTTTAATGGCAGTTATTGGTGCGGGGGTTTACTGGGCAGTATTTATTTTTGCGAAGTAA